Below is a genomic region from Aurantimonas sp. HBX-1.
TATCCGAACACCCGGCGCATGTCCTGCTTCCGAAGCTGGTCGAGCGGCTGAGCGATGTCGCGCCGGCGGTGATCCTTCGCATCCGCAGCTTCACCGCACGGGACGATGCGGTGACGATGCTCGACGCCGGTGAAGTCGATCTTGCGGTCGGCGTGCCGCCGACGAACCCGGCGGCCCGTATTCTCACCCGCCCTCTGTTCGATGAGCGGTTCGTTTGCGTCCTCCGCCGCAGCCATCCTGCGACGCGCCAGCAACTCGACCTACCGGCGTTCCTCGCGCTCTCCCACCTGCTCGTCTCGCCGGAGAACGAGCGGTTCGGCCTCGTCGACGCCGCTTTGGCCAGGCAAGAGCTGAAGCGTCGGATCGCGCTCACCCTGCCGCAGATGTACGCCGCGCCGGCAGTGATCGCCGGGTCGGACATGATCGCAACGCTGATGGCAGGTGTCGTCGCTGCGTCTGGGTACAAGGATGCCCTGTGCGTCCTCACACCTCCGCTCGATCTCGATCCCGTCCCGTTCGTGCTGACGTGGCACCGACGCAACGACACTCATCCGGCGCAACGCTGGCTGCGGGAAGCAGTCGTGAAATCGATCGGATGATCCTGCTGGGAGGTCAAAGGAAGAAAGGACGTCTTTCATCTTCGGGTGTGGATGCGCCCAACCGTTAGATTGCTGCGCAAGCGCAATCCGAGCTCACCACATTGTACCGAAGCTTCCCAACCGTGCCGACCTGGTCGAGCGGCGCATCGCCCGAGCGCTTTCGGCCATCCGGTGCTCTTGCAGCCAGCGTTCGGCAAACTCGCCGGAGCTCTTTTCCTGGTTGATACGGCGCTTCCCGCGCTGCTTGTCGTCTTCTTTCGAACGGCGCCACTTCGATGGCAGCAGGCACTTTCCGACATTGAAGGCGAGAAAGCACGGGCAGCATTGCTCCCATCCTTGACATAGGAAACGAACGTTCCCTATGTAGGGCCATGAGCAAGCTTTCCTCACCTCGTCGGCCAGTGATGGGACGACCTCGCGCTTTCGAAATGGACGCGGTTCTGGCCAGTGCCGTGCCCGTCTTCCGCGAGCATGGATACGACGGCGCATCCATCGACCTGCTCAAGGAGGCGACCGGTCTCACGGCGGGAAGCCTCTACAAGGCGTTCAAGGACAAGAAGGGCGTCTTCGCGGCTGCCTTCACATACTATGTGGAGGACCGGCAGCGGCAGCTTGCCGAGCGGCTGCGCGGATTACGCACCGGGCGTGAGCGCATTGCAGAAACCCTGCGGTTCTATCTGGATTCCGCTTCCGGTTCGGAAGGGCGTCAAGGCTGTCTCGTTCTGGCCGGGCTGATCGAGGCCACGACCTTGGACGGCGCGCTGCATGATGCGCTCTGGAAAGCCTTGGCGAACAACCGGTCGGCGCTGATCGCCATGCTTCGCGAGGGGCAAGAAGACGGGTCGATCCGCAGCGATCTGGTGGTCGAGCCCTGCGCCGACATTCTCCTCGGCCTCCTGCAAGGGCTCAGGGCCGTCGGAAAGCTGCATGATCCGGCCGACCATGATGCCCTGGTCGCCACGGCTCTCAAGACACTCGATTGAAACTTCCAGGAAACGTCATGACCTTGCATACTCGTGCGCAGCCGCCTTTCGATGCGGCCTCCTTCAACCATGGATTCGAGACGATCGACGGGGTGCGTCTGCACTATGTCACGGCGGGTCAGGAGGACGCGGAGCCTCTGGTGCTGCTGGCTGGCTATCCCCAAAGCTGGTTCGCGTGGCGCAAGGTGATGCCCCTCCTGGCCGAACGCTTCCGGCTCGTCGCCCTGGATCTTCCCGGACAGGGCGACTCCGACAAGCCGTCGGATGGCTACGACACGGGAACGGTTGCACGGCGCATCCATGATTTGCTCGGGCGCCTCGGCATGTCCCGCTACGGCCTTGCCGCCCACGATATCGGCGCCTGGGTCGGCTTGCCCTATGCGTTGATGTTCCCGGACGAGGTCAGCCGGCTTGCCCTTCTCGATGCCGGCATCCCCGGAGTCACGCTGCCCGACATGCTGCCGGCGTCTCCCGACAAGGCATGGAAGACGTGGCATTTCGCGTTTCATGCCGTCCCCGATCTTCCCGAGGCGCTGATAGCCGGGCGCGAGCGCGTCTATCTGGACTGGTTCCTGCGCCGCAAAGCGGCCAACCCATCGAGCTTCGGTGAGGCCGACCTCGATGAATACGTCCGTATCTTCAGCCAACCGGGGGCGCTGCGAGCGGGACTTGCCTTCTATCGTTCGGTTGCTCTGTCGGCCGAGCAAAATCGCGCGCTGGTTCGTGATTCCAAACTCGCCATGCCGGTCCTGGCGGTCAGCGCAGACCAAGGCTCGATCCCCGACATGGCCATTCCATTGCGGCCTTTTGCGGCTGACATTCGCGGCGAAACCATCGCCCGGAGCGGCCACTTCATTCCCGAGGAGCAACCTGAAGCTCTCGCCCGATTGTTCGACGACTTCTTCGGACGGGAGTGATGGAAAGGGCCGCTTTGTCATCCGGCATGGCAGAACGCCACGACACCCCGAGCCGCGAGCGAGCGGGTGCCGTGCCGACCCTGCTGTTGGCACTCGCATGCGCTATCATCGCTGCCAACATCTACTATCTGCAGCCCCTCGTGGCGGCTGTTGCCCAGTCTGTCGGGCTTCCCGACAGTGCCGCCGGACTGGTCGCCAGCATGACCCAGATCGGCTACGGTATCGGCCTCGTTCTGATCGTGCCCCTTGCAGACCTGGTGGAGAACCGGCGGCTCGTCGCAATGGTCCTCGGCCTGTCGGTCGTTGCTCTGGCTTCGGCTGCCTTAGCGCCTCAAGCATCCATTCTTCTGCCCGCCACTTTCGCCATCGGGCTCGGTTCTGTCGGGGTGCAGCTCGTCGTCGTCTACGCGGCCCATCTTGCATCCGAACTGGAACGGGGGCGGGTCATCGGAGCCGTGACCTCCGGATTGATGTTCGGCATCATGGTGTCGCGTCCCGTCGCGAGCGCGCTGGCGGAGCTCACCTCGTGGCGCGTCGTGCTGGGTGTCGGGGCCTTCCTGACCGCAGCCATCGCGCTTGGTCTGCAACGGGCTCTCCCGAAGCGGCAACCACGCTCTTCCGAAACATATCGTGGCCTCCTGGCAAGTCTGCCCAAGCTCTATCGGGCAAGCCCGATCGTACAATGGCGGACCGTTATCCATTGCAACCTGTTCTTCGGATTCGGGCTATTCTGGACTGCCGTTCCTCTCGTCCTGCTGGACCGCTTCCAGTTCTCGCAGAGCGGCATTGCCGTGTACGCCCTGACCGGGATCGCCAGCGTGCTCGCCGCTCCGGTAGCCGGGCGTCTGGCCGACCGTGGCCATGCCTCGATCGGTACCGCCGTCTCGATCGCGCTCGTCGGGACAGGATTTGCCGCGGCGATCCTGGGAATGCCCGAGCAAGGCGGCGTGTGGCTGCTTGCCGTCGCCTCCCTGCTCATCGGGGCGGGTGTTACCGCTCACGCAGTGTTCGGGCAGCGCGACGTGTTCAGCATGCCCGCATCGAACCGAGCCCGGCTCAATGGAGTGTTCATGGCAGCCTACTTCGCTGCAGGCGCCATCGGCTCGGCCATTGCCGGCTTGGCATATGCGAATTGGGGCTGGCGCATGACCTGCTTGCTCGGCGTGGTCACGGCTGGCGTCGCGATGGTCCAGTTCATCAGTTCGGATCATGGCACGACCTATCAATGACGTGCCGGATGCCCGCCCTTGATGCCGGAAGGCGGATCAGAAAGCTTCATAGCCTGGCTCAGGAATAGATTATTCGCCGCACGAGCCCGGGAAAAAGCGGCCGCTGGACTGTGGTTGAGCCAGTCATAGGGCGACGCGTTGGGTCAGCCGTTCCCAGTTTCCGCAAGCAAAAGCCGCTGTGCCTGCATCATTCAGCCCGCATTCCGCCAGAAACCGCCGCGCGTCGCGGCCGGGTCGGTACTGGTAGGGGTAATCGGTGGAAAAGAGCAGGCGATCCGCTCCGACGATCGCGAGCGCACGCGCCAGATACTCGGCGCTGAACATACCGCTGGCAGTGACGTACAGATTGCGGCGCAGGTAGCTGTCGATAGGATGCTTCAGACCTGACACTCGATCCATGGCCGCCAGGCGCTCGGCATAGAACAGCACGACTTCGCCCCAGTGGCCGAGGATCACCTGCAGGCCAGGCAGGCGGTCGAAGATGCCGGCCAGCACAAGGCGGATGAACTGGATGCCTGCGTCGTAGTGCCAGCCAAGGCCGTACATCGCGAAGGCCGCATCCACCTCCGGCGTGAAGCCCGAGTAGTAGGCCGATCGTACCGCTGAAGCGGGCGTGCGGGGGTGTAGCAGGATCGGCACACCGAGCCTCGCAGCGCTCTCGAAGATCGGCGAAAACTTCGGATGGTCGAGATTGCGGTCACCAATCCGCCCGCACAGCATCGTCCCCTGGAAACCCAACTGCAATACGCAGCGCTCCAGTTCCAGCACCGCGCTGTCTGGCGATCCAACCGGCAGCGTCGCCAGTGCCTGGAAGCGATCGGGATGCCGGGCGCAGGTTTCCGCCACGGCGTCATTGGCGCGGCGCGCCAGATCGACGCCCTGCGGCCCCAGGTCATGCAACGCGGGGGTGGTGAGCGAGAGAACCTGAACATCGAGGCCCGTCTCGTCCATCAATGTGAGCCGCTGGTCGGCGAGATCGAGCAGACGACGCTCGACCTCGCCTGAATGGATCGCGACGCTCGGGTCGATGGCGGCGAGCGACGCGGCCGCCCAGGCAGCGCGCACATCCGCCGTCAGGTAATGCTCCTCGATGCCGATCAGCTTCATGCGTGGACCTTTCTTGTCTCGCCGTCTCCGGCTTCACCAGGGTATGGATTTGCCGTGCCGGTCGATGAAGCGCAGGCCCCGCGTGCCCTGCTGCTTCACAAGTGTGTCTACCAGTTCCGGGATCGTTTCCTCGATGCTGAAACGCGCTTCCGGACCGCCGAGCTCCGTACGGACCCAGCCCGGCGCCATCAGCACCAGCGCCCGCTCGTCGCCGACGTGGCGGGCGGCGTAGCTGCGCATATACTGGTTGAGAGCGGCCTTGCTGCCCCGGTAGACCTCGTGCCCGCCCTTCTCGTTGCCGGCGATGCTGCCCTGGCCCGATGACATGACGCCAATCAGACCGGCAGGGCGCACAAGGTCCTGCAAACCTTCCACCGTCCGCATCACGCCGAGCGCGTTGGTGACCATGACGCGCACGAACTCGTCGGTCGAGGTTTCCGCAATGGTCTCCGCCTGATCATGATTGGCGGTGCCGGCGTTCACGAACAATATGTCGAAGACACTGTCCGAAAGCCTGTCTCGCAGAGCGGCGATCTGGTCAGGCTCGGTGATGTCGAGGCATTCGATCGTCACCTGATCAGGATGGGCGTAGGCGAGCTCGTTCAACTCGGTTCGGCCGTCCTCACGTACCGTGCCGACGACATGCCAGCCCTTCTTCGTGAATTCGACTGCCATTGCATGTCCCAACCCGCGGGAGGCGCCGATCAGCAGGATGGTCCGGGGTTGTTTATCCAGGGGTTCAGTCATCTCAGTGCTTCCTTTCTCTTCGGTTGATCCGAAGATGGAGGTCGCTGCGACATGCACCAGACGCATCGGATGCAAAGCATGAGTGCGTCAAACGCTATGCATAGTGACGAAGCACGATTATGTTTGCGCTATGAAAGCGATCGACCTGAACCTGCTTGTCGCGCTCGACGTGTTGCTGGAGGAGCGCAGCGTCACGGCGGCGGCCAAGCGCCTTGGCCTCAGCCCGTCGGCAACCAGTCGGACGCTGTCGCGGTTGCGTTCCGCGATCGGTGATCCGCTACTGGTACAGGCGGGACGTTCGCTGGTGCCGACGCCCTATGCCGAGCAACTGGCCGGGCGGGTCCGAACACTGGCCCAAGACGCCAAAGCGGTGTTGATGCCCGCCCCCGGCGATGTGGAGCTGGATCGCCTGGAGAGGACGTTCACCATCCGCGCCAATGAAGGCTTCGTGGCCCTGTTTGCTCCGGCCATCATCGCCGCCGTCACCGACGCAGCTCCGCGCGTTCGCCTGCACTTCGCACCCAAGCCCGACAAAGACGCGGCTCCGTTGCGCGCGGGGACAATCGATCTGGAAATCGGAACGGCGGGCGCGTCCGCGCCGGAAGTGCGCAGCCAACTCCTCTTCCGGGACCGGTTCGTTGGCGCAGTACGGTCGGAGCACCCTCTGCTGAAGGAACCGGTGACCCTGGAGCGCTACATCGCCTATGGACACGTCGTAACCTCGCGACGGGGTGCGTGGCGGGGCCCCGTGGACGACGCTCTGCTCGAACTCGGCCTACGGCGCGAGATCGTCGCGATTGTTCCGAGCTTTCCCGATGCGCTCAACGTTGCGCGTCATTCAGACCTTGTCGCGCTCGTGCCGCGCTCCTGTGTCGCCGATCGCGGTGCAATTGCCGGCACCGTTCACGGGTTCGACCTGCCGGTGCCCACGCCAGATCTGGCGATCAGTGCCATGTGGCACCCACGCTTCGATGCCGACGCGGCGCACCGTTGGCTGAGACAGCAGGTCATGACAACCTGCCGAATTGAGCTTCAGCGTAGGTGAGACCGTTACACCTCGACGGTGCCTCATGTACATCACAGTACGAGGACCACATTTCGGCTGTTACCATGCCCTGATTTCCGCCTCTTCTACTGATCCCCGATCCAGGCCGCACTTCGCGGCCCGCAGGAGAAAAGGACGACCTGGCGGCCACACACCAGAATTTGGAGCCAATCCTTCGCGGCGCACGCATACTGCGCACGGCCCTCGGGCCGGCAATCGCCCAATTTCTGGAAGATCCCGCGCTCGTCGAGGTGATGCTCAACCCCGATGGGCGGCTCTGGATCGACCGACTTTCCGAGAGACTCACCGACACTCGTACGAGAACAATTTCTGTTTCTGGAACGGGCCAAAGCGGGCGGTTGGCTTCCGGGCGGCGCAGGCTGAAAGCTGTCCTTCGGCTTCCGACGCTTCTACGCTCCCCCAGCTACCATCTATCTCGCTTAGAAGCTGCCGTTCCCCGCTCACCAGTCGAGCCTGAACAAGCCTAGGCCGTCCACAACGAGTTCTCTGGTACGCTCAGTCGTAGCCCGGCTTTTCGTCGTTCCGGTGCGAAGGACGTCCATGACAAAGTCCGGATCGCGTGCGAGTTCAGCACGTCGCTCGCGGATTGGCCCAACGACCTCTCGTAGGATGGCCGCCAAGCGCCGCTTGAGCACCATGTCGCCGAGCCCGCCCGTCCGGTAGCGCGATTTCAAATCGGCTACTTCGTCCACTGCCGGATCGAAGGCGTCGAGGTAGGTAAAAACGACGTTTCCCTCCACCCGTCCCGGGTCGGAAGCGCGCAGATGGTTCGAGTCCGTATACATGCGCCGCACCGCCGCCTCGATATCGCTATCGCTCGCGGAAAGAGGGATGGCGTTGCCTTGCGACTTACTCATCTTGCTTTTGCCGTCGACGCCGGGAAGTCGCCCGGTTTTCGATACGAAGGCCTTCGCTTCCGGCAGCAACTCTCGTCCTGATTGACGGTTCAAGCGGCGCACTAGCTCGTTCGTCTGCTCGATGATCGGCACTTGATCCTCACCGACGGGAATGAGTGTCGCTCGGAACGCAGTGATGTCGGCCGCCTGTGCGGCGGGATAGCAAAGGAAGCCTGCCGGGATGTCGCGGCCGAAGCCGCGTATTTGAATCTCGTCCTTGATGGTCGGATTCCGTTCGAGGCGCGCGACTGAGACGAAGTTGAGGTAGAGGAGCGTCAATTCGGCCAGTGCCGGAAGAGCCGATTGGACGCAGATCGTCGTCAACTCCGGATCGATCCCGACCGCCAGATAATCCAGGGCAACCTCGAGGACGTTGTGCCGAATTTTGGCGGGATCGTCCGCGTTGTCCGTGAGAGCTTGAGCGTCGGCAAGCAGAACGTACTGCTCATGTATCGTCTGCAAGGCGACACGGTTGCGCAAGGAGCCGACGTAGTGGCCGAGATGAAGAGGTCCGGTGGTCCGGTCCCCGGTCAAGATGATCGTTCGCGTATCGGTTGTCGAAAGCATGTTGGCTCCACGAGATGGAGCCGCTGCTTCGGGGGTAGATCGGGAACATGACCATGCCGCCAGAAGCAGCGGCTGGGTCAAAGGAAAATGACGGGCCGCGCTTAAGAAGCGCGCCACCAGCGTCGGACAGCGATCACAGGTCGGTTCGTCATACCCACGCTATAGCAGGCCTCTCTGACATTCCAAGTTCGATCGTCTGCATTTCGTGGTCTTTTGCCGGAAGCGGACCGTCCGGAAACCACCCAACCCAGTCGCGCGCACCGAGAGGATGCGGACGTTCAGAAGCAGGCGAACAGAAAGGAATGTCGGCTTTCTGCACTGTTCGTCGGAGAGCCGACCGGCCGCTTTCCGTCAGAAGGCGGACCTGCGTGCCAAACCTCGGTTCAGAGACTGCGCGCCGTGGCAGGATCGGTCCTGCCTGTAACTTCCCTCCCGAAGGAGACGAACCGCACGAGTCTTGGTATGCCTCGTGGCCATGCCGTCGATCCCGTTGCCGTTCGTCATTTCCCTGGTCCTGTGCCTTCTCCTCGTCCGCATGGGCCGGCAGAATGACGGGAGGCTCGGCCTGTTCCCGCTGCTCGTCGGCGCCTTCGCCGTTCAGGCGGCTCTGTCCGGACTGAACTGGAGCCTCGGCTGGCATCCGGTTCGCCTCGTGCAGCCGATCCTCGCGGCCGTTCTGCCCGCTCTCGCCTTCGTCGCGTTCGACCATCTGCGCCGGAGCGGCAAGCCCGAGCCGGCCCGGCTCTGGCCGCATCTCGCACCTGCCCTTCTTGTTTCGGTCCTCGTCGCCCTCCGGCGCGAGCCGATCGACCTCGTCCTCTTCGCCGTCTATCTCGGCTACGGCATCGCGCTCCTGCGGATGAGCCGAGCCGGGCCGGCCGCGCTGGTCGCGGCGCGTATCGGCGACGAAAATGTCGCCCATCGAGCGCTCGTCGCGCTCGGCTCGCTTCTCATCGCCACCGCCTTCATCGATGCCGCCGTCTCCCTCGACCTCGCCTTCGGTGGCGGGCGGCTCGCCGGCACGATCCTGACAGTTTCCGGCGTCCTGTGGCTCGCCGCCGCCGGCTATGCCGCGACCGCCGCCGAGGGCAGTCGCCCCGCATCCGAACCGGACGGCATACAGGACGTGCCGGCATCGCCTGCGGCAACGATCGACGGGGGGATCGATTCCGGACCACCGCCGGAGGATGCCGCCATCGTCGCGCGGATCGATCGCCTGATGCGCGAGCACCATCTCTATCGCGACCCGGACCTGACGCTCGAACGCCTCGCCCGCCGCGCCGGCACCCCGGCCCGCCAGATATCGGCGGCGTTGAATCGCATCCATGGCCGCAACGTCTCGCAAATCGTCAACGAGTACCGTGTGGCGGAGGCGCGCAAGCGCCTCGTCGAGACGCGCGAACCGGTGACGACCGTGATGCTGGAATCAGGCTTCGGCACGAAGTCGAACTTCAATCGCGAGTTCCTGCGCGTCACGGGCATGAGCCCGAGCGCCTACCGGCAGTCCAACGGCAGCATCCCCGGCGAAGCGACCTCCGCGCCGGGGAGGGGATCGTCCGCAGCCGCGTCCTGAGCTTTCGCGCGCGAGCGGGGGCGCCGAGGGCCGCTCGACCCTGATCGCGATCTCGGACGTCCTCGATCCTGTTCTAGGTCGTACAGGGGACGACCGCCGGCCATCGTCGGGGCATGAACGCTCACGCCCATCCCGACCCCCGCCTGTTCGAGAAGCTGAACGCTCTCTCCCTGACCCCGGCCCCGTCCGGCTCCCGTCCGCGGGTACGTCGCG
It encodes:
- a CDS encoding LysR family transcriptional regulator, whose product is MMDLHGIDLNLLVAFDALMAERSVTRAGARIGRTQPAMSAALSRLRALLNDELFVRGPSGLQPTPRAVDLAEPLGRALAEIERTLSFTQSFEPASSSAIFTLGLSEHPAHVLLPKLVERLSDVAPAVILRIRSFTARDDAVTMLDAGEVDLAVGVPPTNPAARILTRPLFDERFVCVLRRSHPATRQQLDLPAFLALSHLLVSPENERFGLVDAALARQELKRRIALTLPQMYAAPAVIAGSDMIATLMAGVVAASGYKDALCVLTPPLDLDPVPFVLTWHRRNDTHPAQRWLREAVVKSIG
- a CDS encoding TetR/AcrR family transcriptional regulator; protein product: MDAVLASAVPVFREHGYDGASIDLLKEATGLTAGSLYKAFKDKKGVFAAAFTYYVEDRQRQLAERLRGLRTGRERIAETLRFYLDSASGSEGRQGCLVLAGLIEATTLDGALHDALWKALANNRSALIAMLREGQEDGSIRSDLVVEPCADILLGLLQGLRAVGKLHDPADHDALVATALKTLD
- a CDS encoding alpha/beta fold hydrolase — protein: MTLHTRAQPPFDAASFNHGFETIDGVRLHYVTAGQEDAEPLVLLAGYPQSWFAWRKVMPLLAERFRLVALDLPGQGDSDKPSDGYDTGTVARRIHDLLGRLGMSRYGLAAHDIGAWVGLPYALMFPDEVSRLALLDAGIPGVTLPDMLPASPDKAWKTWHFAFHAVPDLPEALIAGRERVYLDWFLRRKAANPSSFGEADLDEYVRIFSQPGALRAGLAFYRSVALSAEQNRALVRDSKLAMPVLAVSADQGSIPDMAIPLRPFAADIRGETIARSGHFIPEEQPEALARLFDDFFGRE
- a CDS encoding MFS transporter, producing MERAALSSGMAERHDTPSRERAGAVPTLLLALACAIIAANIYYLQPLVAAVAQSVGLPDSAAGLVASMTQIGYGIGLVLIVPLADLVENRRLVAMVLGLSVVALASAALAPQASILLPATFAIGLGSVGVQLVVVYAAHLASELERGRVIGAVTSGLMFGIMVSRPVASALAELTSWRVVLGVGAFLTAAIALGLQRALPKRQPRSSETYRGLLASLPKLYRASPIVQWRTVIHCNLFFGFGLFWTAVPLVLLDRFQFSQSGIAVYALTGIASVLAAPVAGRLADRGHASIGTAVSIALVGTGFAAAILGMPEQGGVWLLAVASLLIGAGVTAHAVFGQRDVFSMPASNRARLNGVFMAAYFAAGAIGSAIAGLAYANWGWRMTCLLGVVTAGVAMVQFISSDHGTTYQ
- a CDS encoding amidohydrolase family protein, with the protein product MKLIGIEEHYLTADVRAAWAAASLAAIDPSVAIHSGEVERRLLDLADQRLTLMDETGLDVQVLSLTTPALHDLGPQGVDLARRANDAVAETCARHPDRFQALATLPVGSPDSAVLELERCVLQLGFQGTMLCGRIGDRNLDHPKFSPIFESAARLGVPILLHPRTPASAVRSAYYSGFTPEVDAAFAMYGLGWHYDAGIQFIRLVLAGIFDRLPGLQVILGHWGEVVLFYAERLAAMDRVSGLKHPIDSYLRRNLYVTASGMFSAEYLARALAIVGADRLLFSTDYPYQYRPGRDARRFLAECGLNDAGTAAFACGNWERLTQRVAL
- a CDS encoding SDR family oxidoreductase, translated to MTEPLDKQPRTILLIGASRGLGHAMAVEFTKKGWHVVGTVREDGRTELNELAYAHPDQVTIECLDITEPDQIAALRDRLSDSVFDILFVNAGTANHDQAETIAETSTDEFVRVMVTNALGVMRTVEGLQDLVRPAGLIGVMSSGQGSIAGNEKGGHEVYRGSKAALNQYMRSYAARHVGDERALVLMAPGWVRTELGGPEARFSIEETIPELVDTLVKQQGTRGLRFIDRHGKSIPW
- a CDS encoding LysR family transcriptional regulator, which gives rise to MKAIDLNLLVALDVLLEERSVTAAAKRLGLSPSATSRTLSRLRSAIGDPLLVQAGRSLVPTPYAEQLAGRVRTLAQDAKAVLMPAPGDVELDRLERTFTIRANEGFVALFAPAIIAAVTDAAPRVRLHFAPKPDKDAAPLRAGTIDLEIGTAGASAPEVRSQLLFRDRFVGAVRSEHPLLKEPVTLERYIAYGHVVTSRRGAWRGPVDDALLELGLRREIVAIVPSFPDALNVARHSDLVALVPRSCVADRGAIAGTVHGFDLPVPTPDLAISAMWHPRFDADAAHRWLRQQVMTTCRIELQRR
- the trpS gene encoding tryptophan--tRNA ligase, with product MLSTTDTRTIILTGDRTTGPLHLGHYVGSLRNRVALQTIHEQYVLLADAQALTDNADDPAKIRHNVLEVALDYLAVGIDPELTTICVQSALPALAELTLLYLNFVSVARLERNPTIKDEIQIRGFGRDIPAGFLCYPAAQAADITAFRATLIPVGEDQVPIIEQTNELVRRLNRQSGRELLPEAKAFVSKTGRLPGVDGKSKMSKSQGNAIPLSASDSDIEAAVRRMYTDSNHLRASDPGRVEGNVVFTYLDAFDPAVDEVADLKSRYRTGGLGDMVLKRRLAAILREVVGPIRERRAELARDPDFVMDVLRTGTTKSRATTERTRELVVDGLGLFRLDW
- a CDS encoding AraC family transcriptional regulator gives rise to the protein MPSIPLPFVISLVLCLLLVRMGRQNDGRLGLFPLLVGAFAVQAALSGLNWSLGWHPVRLVQPILAAVLPALAFVAFDHLRRSGKPEPARLWPHLAPALLVSVLVALRREPIDLVLFAVYLGYGIALLRMSRAGPAALVAARIGDENVAHRALVALGSLLIATAFIDAAVSLDLAFGGGRLAGTILTVSGVLWLAAAGYAATAAEGSRPASEPDGIQDVPASPAATIDGGIDSGPPPEDAAIVARIDRLMREHHLYRDPDLTLERLARRAGTPARQISAALNRIHGRNVSQIVNEYRVAEARKRLVETREPVTTVMLESGFGTKSNFNREFLRVTGMSPSAYRQSNGSIPGEATSAPGRGSSAAAS